The following coding sequences are from one Treponema parvum window:
- a CDS encoding patatin-like phospholipase family protein, giving the protein MKIGLVLEGGGMRGMYTAGVLDVMLENEIKVDAIMGASAGAVFGCNYKSRQIGRTIRYNKRFCRDPRYSGIRSFIKTGDFFGAKFCYDDIPNKLDIFDAKTFKSTPEKFYAVCTDVLTGKPVYRELYSGDSTDLTWLRASASMPLVSHIVEVDGYKLLDGGMADSIPLKKIMGMGYEKNIVILTQPQGYLKKPVKLLPLIKIVYKKYPSVVKAMAVRHKVYNGELDFVKKQEDAGNAFVFAPSRPLNVKRTEHDPYVLQSMYDLGREDALARLDLLKSFVSNEDFSPARNRKRRPAYE; this is encoded by the coding sequence ATGAAGATAGGACTTGTACTTGAAGGCGGCGGTATGCGCGGCATGTATACTGCCGGCGTATTGGATGTAATGCTTGAAAACGAAATTAAAGTCGATGCGATTATGGGAGCTTCGGCGGGAGCGGTTTTCGGCTGTAACTATAAATCAAGACAGATAGGCCGTACTATCCGATATAACAAAAGATTCTGTCGTGATCCTAGATATTCCGGTATCAGATCGTTTATAAAAACCGGAGATTTTTTCGGCGCGAAATTTTGTTATGACGATATTCCGAACAAACTTGATATTTTTGATGCCAAGACCTTTAAATCCACGCCTGAAAAATTTTATGCGGTATGCACCGATGTATTGACGGGTAAGCCCGTATATCGTGAACTTTATTCCGGCGACAGTACGGATCTTACGTGGCTTAGAGCTTCGGCGTCCATGCCGCTTGTTTCACATATTGTTGAAGTGGACGGATATAAACTTCTCGACGGCGGAATGGCGGATTCTATTCCTCTTAAAAAGATTATGGGAATGGGATATGAAAAAAATATTGTCATACTAACGCAGCCTCAAGGTTATTTAAAGAAGCCTGTAAAATTACTGCCTTTGATCAAAATCGTTTACAAAAAATATCCTTCGGTAGTAAAGGCCATGGCCGTGCGGCATAAGGTTTATAATGGAGAACTTGATTTTGTAAAAAAGCAGGAAGATGCGGGAAACGCTTTTGTTTTTGCGCCGAGCCGGCCTTTGAATGTTAAAAGAACCGAACACGATCCCTACGTTCTTCAAAGTATGTATGACTTGGGAAGAGAAGACGCCTTAGCGCGGCTGGATCTCCTTAAATCCTTTGTGTCAAACGAAGATTTCTCACCAGCGCGAAACCGCAAAAGGCGGCCAGCTTATGAATAA
- a CDS encoding TIGR02757 family protein — translation MNKISDTTKKLLVYLADKYETQDFSSGDPSLFLRRYNKTVDIEICSFIASLFAFGQRQQFLKKIEEVLSYSGDSFAAWIKDGSWKGDFPSGNKKYYRFYSYDDVRDVFGALQRILSEYDTLGNCFRREYEKNKALANAADDFSPVRIFSELFKNCRMVSHTKQSANKRLHMFLRWMVRKNSPVDIGLWDWYPAEKLIIPVDTHVLQQAKKLHLVPEKSAASAKTAFELTEILKQVWPDDPCRGDFALFGMGVDEDLTSTAKISRSC, via the coding sequence ATGAATAAAATTTCCGACACGACTAAAAAACTTCTCGTTTATTTGGCGGACAAATACGAGACTCAGGACTTCTCATCGGGAGATCCGAGCCTTTTTTTGCGCCGTTATAATAAAACGGTAGATATTGAAATTTGCTCGTTTATAGCATCGCTTTTTGCATTCGGCCAACGCCAGCAATTTTTAAAAAAAATTGAAGAAGTGCTCTCCTATTCCGGCGATTCCTTTGCCGCATGGATCAAGGATGGCAGTTGGAAAGGTGATTTTCCTTCAGGGAATAAAAAATATTACCGTTTTTATTCCTACGACGACGTTAGGGACGTGTTCGGCGCCCTGCAAAGAATTTTATCCGAATACGATACTTTGGGAAACTGTTTTCGCCGCGAATATGAAAAAAACAAGGCTTTGGCGAATGCTGCCGACGATTTTTCACCCGTTCGGATTTTTTCGGAGCTTTTTAAGAATTGCCGCATGGTTTCGCATACAAAACAATCCGCCAATAAACGTCTGCACATGTTTTTGCGATGGATGGTTCGAAAAAATTCTCCTGTGGACATCGGCTTATGGGATTGGTATCCTGCCGAAAAATTGATCATCCCGGTGGATACTCATGTACTGCAGCAGGCTAAAAAACTTCATCTGGTACCTGAAAAAAGCGCCGCTTCCGCTAAGACCGCATTTGAGTTAACGGAAATTTTAAAACAGGTGTGGCCCGACGATCCGTGCCGCGGGGATTTTGCGCTGTTCGGTATGGGAGTAGATGAAGATTTAACTTCGACCGCTAAAATATCGCGGTCTTGTTAA
- a CDS encoding TrpB-like pyridoxal phosphate-dependent enzyme, which produces MNKNDIPYKIYLSENEMPKDWYNVRADMKKKPAPLLNPKTHAALKYEDLRPVFCDELVKQELNDDDRLIPIPKAILDFYRMYRPSPLVRAYCLEKKLDTPAHIYYKFEGNNTSGSHKLNSAIAQAYYAKEQGLKGVTTETGAGQWGTALSMACAYFGIDCKVFMVKCSYEQKPFRREVMRTYGASVTPSPSMTTDIGKKINAEFPGTSGSLGCAISEAVECAAKSPGYRYVLGSVLNMVLLHQSIIGLETKSALDKYCIVPDIIIGCAGGGSNLGGLISPFMGEVLRGEKNYKFIAVEPASCPSFTRGKFVYDFCDTGHVCPLAKMYTLGSEFIPSASHAGGLRYHGMSPVLSELYDEGLLEARAVKQTSVFEAATEFARVEGILPAPESSHAIKVAIDEALKCKETGEAKNIVFGLTGTGYFDMKAYENFNDGKMSDYIPSDEDLKRGFDALPKF; this is translated from the coding sequence ATGAACAAAAACGACATCCCGTACAAAATTTATCTTTCGGAAAATGAAATGCCTAAAGATTGGTATAACGTCCGTGCGGATATGAAAAAAAAGCCCGCTCCGCTTCTTAATCCTAAAACACACGCCGCTCTCAAATATGAAGATTTGCGGCCGGTTTTTTGCGACGAACTTGTAAAACAGGAATTAAATGACGACGATCGTCTTATTCCCATACCGAAAGCGATACTTGATTTTTATAGAATGTATAGACCGTCGCCGCTTGTTCGCGCCTATTGCCTTGAAAAAAAATTAGATACTCCTGCGCATATTTATTATAAGTTTGAAGGGAACAATACTAGCGGAAGTCACAAGCTCAATTCCGCGATCGCGCAGGCATATTATGCAAAGGAACAGGGTTTAAAAGGCGTTACTACGGAAACGGGAGCGGGGCAATGGGGGACGGCTCTTTCAATGGCATGCGCTTATTTCGGCATTGACTGTAAGGTTTTTATGGTTAAGTGTTCTTATGAGCAAAAACCATTTAGAAGGGAAGTCATGCGTACTTACGGCGCTTCCGTTACCCCGTCTCCGTCCATGACAACCGATATAGGCAAGAAAATCAATGCGGAATTTCCGGGAACGTCGGGAAGCCTCGGCTGCGCTATTTCGGAAGCCGTAGAATGCGCCGCAAAATCGCCCGGTTATCGCTATGTGCTTGGCAGCGTTTTGAATATGGTGCTGCTCCATCAGAGCATAATCGGGCTTGAAACTAAGAGCGCCCTCGATAAGTACTGTATAGTTCCCGACATAATTATAGGCTGCGCCGGCGGAGGTTCCAATTTGGGAGGACTTATTTCACCCTTTATGGGAGAAGTTCTCAGAGGCGAAAAAAACTATAAGTTCATCGCCGTGGAACCGGCTTCATGTCCGAGTTTTACACGCGGAAAATTTGTGTATGATTTTTGCGACACGGGACATGTTTGCCCGCTTGCAAAGATGTATACATTAGGTTCGGAATTTATCCCTTCTGCAAGTCATGCAGGCGGTCTTCGCTATCACGGAATGAGTCCTGTGCTTTCGGAATTATATGACGAAGGGCTTTTGGAGGCCAGGGCAGTCAAACAAACTTCGGTGTTTGAAGCCGCTACGGAATTTGCCCGTGTGGAAGGAATTTTACCGGCGCCCGAAAGCAGCCATGCGATAAAGGTCGCAATAGACGAAGCTTTAAAATGTAAAGAAACCGGAGAGGCAAAAAACATAGTGTTCGGTTTGACCGGAACAGGCTATTTTGATATGAAAGCTTATGAAAATTTTAATGACGGTAAAATGAGCGATTATATTCCGAGCGATGAAGATTTGAAGCGCGGCTTCGACGCTCTGCCGAAATTTTAA
- a CDS encoding lyase family protein, which translates to METRNIFDNLSCIDHRYSLSESSVFKELSECISESAAIRSCAKAEAALVKAHLFVRGELTPQVEDLLDNTASQIDPEEVYKEEEKTQHNIRALVNVMKTKVPPQIAPLVHLGATSVDILDTALSMRIKEAVQKVVLPELKGLEGHLCSIAEREAETPQVGRTHGQHAVPITFGWTVAEFVSRLGKSIIEIEALSNRLKGKLSGPVGAYNGMSMIVKDPEEFEKLYLKFLGLEASEYSNQLVEPEYLLRLLLECNVAFGIIANLADDLRNLQRSEIGEVFEYFSSTQVGSSTMPQKRNPWNSEHVKSLWKAMSPRVLTFYMDQISEHQRDLTNSASQRFITDYITGFTMAVSRMKKIISGLQADRKNMERNLSDSGGKVKGGVLAEPAYILLGEEGINDAHEVIRKITLEAEKSGKTFFEVLKTHTEAFKMITDRIKKLGIPDAEGFFSDPARYRGLAAKKSRRIAKKYAELMEKK; encoded by the coding sequence ATGGAAACACGTAACATTTTTGACAATCTTTCATGTATCGATCATCGCTATTCATTATCCGAATCTTCAGTCTTCAAAGAGCTTTCCGAATGTATTTCGGAATCGGCGGCGATTCGCTCATGCGCAAAGGCGGAAGCGGCTCTGGTAAAGGCGCATCTCTTTGTGCGCGGAGAACTTACTCCCCAAGTCGAAGATTTGTTGGACAATACCGCCTCGCAAATAGATCCCGAAGAAGTTTATAAAGAAGAAGAAAAAACTCAGCACAATATACGCGCCTTAGTTAACGTAATGAAGACAAAGGTGCCTCCCCAAATAGCCCCGCTTGTCCACCTGGGAGCGACCAGCGTAGATATCCTTGACACAGCGCTTTCAATGCGCATAAAAGAAGCCGTTCAAAAAGTCGTACTACCGGAGCTAAAAGGGCTCGAAGGTCATTTGTGTTCCATAGCGGAAAGGGAGGCTGAAACTCCGCAAGTAGGCCGCACTCACGGGCAGCATGCGGTTCCGATCACTTTCGGCTGGACTGTTGCAGAATTCGTAAGCCGGCTGGGAAAATCCATAATAGAGATTGAAGCTCTTTCAAACAGGCTTAAAGGAAAACTTTCCGGTCCCGTAGGCGCCTATAACGGAATGAGCATGATCGTTAAAGATCCCGAAGAATTTGAAAAACTCTATCTGAAATTTTTAGGCCTTGAAGCAAGCGAATATTCAAACCAACTCGTAGAGCCCGAATATCTTTTGCGGCTTTTGCTTGAATGCAACGTCGCTTTCGGCATTATAGCCAATTTGGCGGACGACCTTCGTAATTTGCAACGCTCGGAAATAGGCGAAGTGTTTGAATATTTCAGTTCCACACAGGTGGGGTCTTCCACAATGCCGCAAAAGCGCAATCCGTGGAACAGCGAACACGTAAAGTCCCTTTGGAAGGCGATGTCGCCCCGTGTGCTGACATTTTACATGGATCAAATTTCGGAACACCAGAGGGACCTCACCAATTCCGCAAGTCAGCGTTTTATCACAGACTACATAACAGGCTTTACTATGGCCGTTTCCAGAATGAAAAAGATCATTTCGGGGTTGCAGGCCGACCGGAAAAATATGGAAAGAAATCTTTCAGACTCCGGCGGAAAAGTAAAAGGCGGCGTTCTTGCGGAACCGGCATACATTCTTTTGGGAGAAGAGGGAATAAATGATGCCCATGAAGTGATCCGTAAAATAACGCTTGAAGCTGAAAAATCAGGCAAAACTTTTTTTGAAGTCCTTAAAACGCATACCGAAGCGTTTAAAATGATTACGGACAGGATTAAAAAGCTCGGTATTCCGGATGCGGAAGGGTTCTTTTCGGACCCGGCGCGGTACAGAGGCCTTGCGGCGAAAAAATCACGGCGCATTGCAAAAAAATATGCGGAACTCATGGAAAAAAAATAA
- a CDS encoding GntR family transcriptional regulator — MNKDFSSLIKKTYSQQILTNIEDNLVSGSFKPDEPLKLRSLASQFGVSIIPIREALMFLESEGSIVKRNNKDYRIRSMSFEDFIDLTDIRLMLEPKTASTACEIASAKEIFELGQIINGMEHSVDDERRFMLFHYKYHMSLYGIAKKQIYNELIRSCWLRIGPYISLMWKEMGYTDSLQNHVAIHKAVEAKDKDLVFSLLTEDLEKGRDSMKKEYFISEEL, encoded by the coding sequence ATGAATAAAGATTTCAGTAGTTTAATAAAAAAAACATATAGTCAGCAAATTCTGACAAACATAGAGGATAATCTGGTCAGCGGCAGTTTCAAACCGGATGAACCTTTAAAATTGCGTTCGTTGGCAAGCCAATTCGGCGTAAGTATTATTCCCATAAGAGAAGCGCTTATGTTCTTGGAATCCGAAGGTTCCATTGTGAAACGAAATAATAAGGATTATCGGATAAGAAGTATGTCGTTTGAAGATTTTATCGATCTTACTGATATTCGTCTTATGCTTGAACCTAAAACAGCTTCCACAGCCTGTGAAATTGCCAGCGCTAAAGAAATTTTTGAACTAGGCCAGATTATAAATGGTATGGAACATTCTGTGGATGACGAGAGACGGTTTATGTTGTTTCACTATAAATATCATATGAGCCTTTACGGTATCGCAAAAAAACAAATTTACAATGAACTTATTCGTTCTTGTTGGTTAAGAATAGGTCCGTATATTTCACTTATGTGGAAAGAAATGGGATATACCGACTCTTTACAGAATCATGTCGCCATACATAAGGCGGTTGAGGCAAAAGATAAGGATTTGGTCTTCTCTTTATTGACTGAAGATTTGGAGAAGGGAAGGGATTCAATGAAGAAAGAATATTTTATCTCGGAGGAGTTATGA
- a CDS encoding NAD(P)/FAD-dependent oxidoreductase: MKYSHIFQPGKIGNLILKNRIIMSPIGTRLTDVNGGVTEDMRAFYSERAKGGAAAVIIEATGISYPEAVGKPNHLRLCNDSLMPGHALLAESIHENGSLAISMLWHAGINKGILEGVHPVGPSAILNINTGLTPRELEKADIVRIQEEFAAAALRAKICGYDAIELHGGHGYLISSFVSKLTNHRNDEYGGSFENRIRFTLETVKKIKEKVGDNYPIMIRINGSDFFEGGITLEESIAFSKALEKTGIAAIDVSAGVYGSVDTMIEPISYEEGWKINLAWEIKKCVNIPVLGVGVLRSPEVVENILAEEKADFACLGRELMCEPHWVNKVRAGDKHILKCISCNACFAHTGKNLPIRCSLNPYAGRERLPIIHIAADKAKKIAVVGAGPSGITAALIADMRGHSVTLFEKSDRIGGQLYLAQFPPGKSKITDYIEYLTEELKRSSVKCVFKHEFKPEESSDFDEVIIATGAACRVIDIPGATLGANAILSWDALIKGHDFYDGKRIVILGGGFVGCETALYCKVSGARDVCIVEMLPALGGDVDGITRLKMLKELKDEGVAEFLSNSVCEVRNEKAVLKDGRQIGCDVLVIAVGSKPDTELRNALLAEGKFSYGIGDCSNPGRMLEAVSSGFEAAYSI; this comes from the coding sequence ATGAAATACAGCCATATTTTCCAACCGGGAAAGATTGGAAATCTGATTCTAAAAAACAGGATAATAATGTCTCCTATCGGCACTCGTCTTACCGATGTAAACGGCGGAGTGACCGAGGATATGAGGGCATTTTACTCTGAGCGCGCAAAGGGAGGCGCCGCCGCCGTAATCATTGAGGCAACGGGTATTTCGTATCCGGAAGCCGTTGGCAAACCGAACCATCTTAGACTTTGTAATGATTCTTTGATGCCGGGTCATGCATTGCTTGCAGAAAGCATACATGAAAACGGTTCCCTCGCTATTTCCATGTTATGGCATGCGGGAATCAATAAAGGCATTCTTGAAGGAGTTCATCCTGTGGGTCCTTCGGCTATTTTAAATATTAACACGGGTTTGACTCCGAGAGAACTTGAAAAAGCCGACATTGTTAGAATACAAGAGGAATTTGCCGCCGCCGCCCTAAGAGCCAAAATCTGCGGATATGATGCTATTGAGCTTCACGGAGGGCACGGGTATCTGATTTCCTCCTTTGTTTCCAAGCTTACCAATCATCGAAATGATGAATACGGAGGTTCTTTTGAGAATAGAATACGTTTCACACTGGAGACTGTTAAGAAAATAAAGGAAAAAGTCGGCGATAATTATCCTATAATGATCAGAATCAACGGTTCGGATTTCTTTGAAGGCGGAATTACTCTTGAAGAGTCGATTGCTTTTTCCAAAGCTCTTGAAAAAACCGGAATTGCGGCAATTGATGTTTCCGCCGGCGTATATGGTTCGGTAGATACGATGATTGAGCCGATTTCTTACGAAGAAGGTTGGAAGATAAATTTAGCTTGGGAAATTAAAAAATGTGTGAATATTCCGGTTTTGGGCGTCGGCGTGCTTCGTTCTCCTGAAGTGGTTGAGAATATACTTGCGGAAGAGAAAGCGGATTTTGCTTGTCTTGGAAGGGAATTGATGTGCGAGCCTCATTGGGTTAATAAGGTCAGGGCAGGTGACAAGCATATTTTAAAATGTATTTCCTGCAATGCTTGTTTTGCCCACACCGGAAAAAATCTTCCGATTAGATGCAGCCTTAATCCTTATGCCGGAAGGGAAAGACTTCCGATTATACATATCGCTGCGGATAAGGCTAAAAAAATTGCCGTTGTCGGAGCGGGACCGTCGGGTATAACTGCGGCTCTTATAGCGGATATGCGCGGGCATTCGGTAACCTTGTTTGAGAAAAGTGATAGAATCGGCGGCCAGCTTTATTTAGCGCAGTTTCCTCCGGGCAAGAGCAAAATTACGGATTATATTGAATATTTGACAGAAGAATTGAAAAGGAGTTCCGTCAAGTGTGTTTTTAAACATGAATTTAAGCCGGAAGAAAGTTCCGATTTTGACGAAGTTATTATAGCCACGGGAGCTGCTTGCAGGGTTATAGATATTCCGGGAGCAACGTTGGGCGCTAATGCGATTTTGTCTTGGGATGCATTGATAAAAGGGCATGATTTTTATGACGGCAAAAGAATTGTCATTCTTGGCGGCGGGTTCGTCGGCTGTGAAACGGCTTTGTACTGCAAGGTTTCAGGCGCTAGGGACGTTTGCATTGTAGAGATGTTGCCTGCTCTTGGTGGGGATGTTGACGGCATAACGAGATTAAAAATGCTTAAGGAGCTTAAAGACGAAGGAGTTGCGGAATTTCTTTCCAATTCAGTATGTGAAGTTCGTAATGAAAAAGCCGTTCTGAAAGACGGTCGACAAATCGGGTGCGATGTCCTTGTTATAGCGGTCGGATCAAAACCCGACACTGAGTTACGTAACGCCTTGTTGGCTGAAGGTAAATTTTCTTATGGGATTGGTGATTGCAGTAATCCCGGAAGAATGTTGGAGGCTGTTTCTTCAGGGTTTGAAGCTGCATACAGTATTTAA
- a CDS encoding ABC transporter substrate-binding protein, whose protein sequence is MKRNLFILTMVAVLSVPLFAKGGSEADENTVKIAVSAPMTGDMGEYGVSFKRSIDLACENWNAKGGVIGKKIVVEYGDSKGVPQEAATLAQKFTSNKSIFAQIGDFTSACCMSSQSIYDSAKMIQLSPTASNIFFASASPWSFEVLGTQVEQGRFMADWAYDDGIRKVAILYINSDWGVSVRDGFKVAFEARGGKIAAEEYYFDSERDFTAVLTKLQAVKPEAVYLASYYNDGAAICVQKARLGWDIPTYCAGTVYSPKFVELGGKAVENIRTNVGFFPADPPPAAKDFISKYSSKYGTTPDYYGACAFDAFNVLMEAIVRAGVLNSETVRKELLKTSGHEGVSGTITFDANGDAKKSYIKLTIRNGKFCAI, encoded by the coding sequence ATGAAAAGAAATTTATTTATTCTTACGATGGTCGCTGTGTTGTCGGTGCCTTTGTTTGCAAAAGGAGGTTCCGAAGCCGACGAGAATACAGTGAAGATTGCAGTGTCTGCTCCGATGACCGGAGATATGGGAGAGTACGGAGTCAGCTTTAAAAGGTCTATTGATTTGGCTTGCGAGAATTGGAATGCTAAAGGTGGAGTAATTGGGAAAAAAATTGTCGTTGAATACGGCGATAGCAAAGGTGTACCCCAAGAAGCTGCTACATTGGCGCAAAAATTCACTAGTAACAAGTCGATTTTTGCTCAGATCGGTGATTTTACAAGCGCATGTTGCATGTCTTCGCAGTCAATTTATGATTCCGCTAAAATGATTCAGCTTTCGCCTACGGCTTCAAATATTTTCTTTGCCTCCGCTTCACCTTGGTCGTTTGAAGTTCTTGGAACACAGGTTGAACAAGGACGATTTATGGCCGATTGGGCTTATGACGACGGTATTAGAAAAGTGGCTATACTCTACATTAACAGCGACTGGGGAGTGAGTGTAAGAGACGGTTTTAAAGTGGCTTTTGAAGCGAGAGGAGGAAAGATAGCCGCCGAAGAGTATTACTTTGACAGTGAAAGAGACTTTACGGCTGTCTTGACAAAATTACAGGCTGTGAAACCGGAAGCCGTTTATCTTGCAAGCTACTATAACGACGGAGCCGCTATATGTGTACAGAAAGCCAGGTTGGGGTGGGATATTCCGACTTATTGTGCCGGAACCGTATATTCTCCGAAATTCGTGGAACTTGGCGGTAAAGCGGTGGAAAATATTCGGACAAATGTCGGGTTCTTCCCTGCGGATCCTCCTCCTGCTGCAAAAGATTTCATAAGTAAATATTCGTCAAAATACGGGACAACCCCCGACTACTATGGCGCTTGCGCTTTTGATGCATTCAATGTTCTTATGGAAGCTATTGTTCGGGCAGGAGTGTTGAACAGCGAGACCGTTAGGAAAGAACTTTTGAAAACCAGCGGACACGAAGGCGTTTCGGGCACTATAACATTCGATGCCAACGGTGACGCTAAAAAATCTTACATAAAGCTTACCATAAGGAATGGGAAATTCTGTGCTATTTAA
- a CDS encoding branched-chain amino acid ABC transporter permease: MFIQQLLNGITQGGLFALLALSYSLVYGVLNLVNFATGSLYMLGAYAAWTIVVRLTHNLFLAILAGGAAGFATAFLLEKIAFRSLRGASRVASLICTIGFSQFINEICALVVGRYTQSMPAFFLKTAVTVGNVSVSWLHLILIVVVIVILLAMQFFVYGTKMGLAIRAVSYDYKTAGLMGINVDATISIAFSIAGACAGVAGVLACVYYSSLAPSMGTIPGLKSFSAAVFGGLTSMPGAIMGGYLMGIIENFGVQIFGAGYRDVLSFVILIIFLLVRPQGILGKKKITKV, from the coding sequence ATGTTTATTCAACAACTACTGAATGGGATAACACAGGGCGGGCTGTTTGCTTTGCTTGCATTGTCGTACTCCTTGGTATACGGGGTCTTGAATTTGGTGAACTTTGCAACAGGTTCCCTGTATATGCTTGGAGCGTATGCAGCCTGGACGATTGTTGTTCGTCTCACACATAATCTTTTTCTGGCAATTCTTGCAGGAGGCGCGGCCGGTTTTGCCACTGCCTTTCTACTTGAAAAAATTGCTTTCAGATCTTTGCGAGGAGCCAGTCGTGTGGCGTCTTTGATATGCACGATAGGTTTTTCTCAATTTATAAACGAAATTTGTGCGCTTGTTGTTGGCAGATACACTCAAAGTATGCCGGCTTTCTTTTTAAAAACCGCCGTTACCGTTGGAAATGTTTCGGTAAGTTGGCTGCATCTTATTCTTATAGTTGTCGTTATAGTAATACTTCTAGCAATGCAGTTTTTTGTATACGGCACCAAAATGGGGCTTGCGATTCGCGCCGTATCTTATGATTACAAAACGGCAGGTTTGATGGGAATCAACGTAGATGCAACTATTTCCATTGCATTTTCAATTGCCGGCGCTTGTGCCGGCGTTGCCGGTGTTTTGGCCTGCGTATATTACAGTTCTCTTGCCCCCTCAATGGGAACGATCCCCGGATTGAAATCGTTTTCGGCAGCTGTTTTTGGAGGGCTGACTTCAATGCCAGGCGCTATAATGGGCGGTTACCTTATGGGCATAATTGAAAATTTCGGCGTACAAATCTTCGGGGCGGGATACCGGGATGTTCTAAGCTTTGTCATTTTAATTATTTTCCTCCTTGTTCGGCCACAGGGCATTCTTGGTAAGAAAAAAATAACTAAGGTATGA
- a CDS encoding branched-chain amino acid ABC transporter permease: MKNNMLKLDSKKIAFAIAVLLAFLFPVLIDNAYYQRILIMAMIYILLTSSLNLLIGHLGLFSMGHAAFYCIGAYTSGLLSTRLGVPFPICMLAAGILAAFAGFLIGFATLRLSDIFFTFATLGLSEVLRIIILNSIEFTGGPLGIQGVPSPVFLGKPFTMPLYYYLGLILVILVLTGIYNFIHSNTGRSLMSIREDEQAAKSLGINAFKYKIITMILSCFIAGIAGSFYAHFTRFVNADAFNINESINMVSMVVIGGMGTCIGPVIGAIVLVILPELFRFMSEYRQMIYSLALICTIVFAPKGICGIKFGRLFHGLKKEVVRA; encoded by the coding sequence ATGAAGAATAATATGCTGAAACTTGATTCAAAAAAAATTGCTTTTGCGATTGCGGTATTGCTTGCCTTTCTTTTTCCTGTTTTGATTGACAATGCTTACTACCAAAGGATTTTAATCATGGCAATGATTTATATCCTTTTGACAAGCAGTTTAAATCTTCTTATCGGTCATCTTGGGCTTTTTTCAATGGGGCATGCCGCTTTCTATTGTATCGGCGCTTATACTTCCGGTTTGTTGTCTACCAGACTCGGAGTACCTTTCCCGATCTGCATGCTGGCGGCGGGAATATTGGCGGCTTTTGCCGGTTTTTTAATCGGTTTTGCTACTTTGAGGCTTAGCGATATTTTCTTTACCTTTGCCACCTTAGGACTGAGCGAAGTATTAAGAATTATAATTCTCAATTCGATTGAATTTACAGGCGGTCCCTTGGGAATTCAGGGGGTTCCGTCTCCTGTGTTTTTGGGCAAGCCTTTCACAATGCCGCTTTATTATTACCTAGGCCTGATTTTGGTAATATTGGTTTTAACAGGCATCTACAACTTCATTCACTCCAATACAGGACGCAGTTTGATGTCTATACGTGAAGACGAGCAAGCAGCAAAAAGTCTCGGCATAAATGCTTTCAAATATAAGATAATCACAATGATTCTATCCTGTTTTATTGCGGGAATAGCTGGAAGCTTCTATGCCCACTTTACAAGATTCGTTAACGCGGATGCCTTTAATATAAATGAATCAATCAATATGGTGTCAATGGTTGTCATTGGCGGTATGGGAACCTGTATCGGTCCGGTTATCGGCGCTATTGTTTTGGTTATTCTGCCCGAATTATTCAGATTTATGTCGGAATACAGACAGATGATTTATAGTTTAGCTTTAATTTGTACTATAGTTTTCGCCCCAAAAGGAATCTGCGGTATTAAATTCGGAAGATTGTTCCATGGATTAAAGAAGGAGGTCGTACGTGCTTGA